The Pan troglodytes isolate AG18354 chromosome 6, NHGRI_mPanTro3-v2.0_pri, whole genome shotgun sequence genomic sequence aggctggtctcgaactcctgacctcaggtgatccacccaccttggcatcccaaagtgctgggattacaggtgtgagtcaccatgcctggccaacaattccatttttaaaaatgagactggAACAGCCACTTCACCAGTGAGGACATAGAAGCCAGTGAACAGATGTTCAACATTATCAggcattagggaaatgaaaataaaaccacagtgagctaCTGTTATGTACCTACTACTAGAAAAGCTAAAGTTAACAAATACTGCAACTATCAAGTGCTGACAGGGATACAGAGCAACTGCCTACTGTGGTGTTTAACTTACAGGGGTGCTCACAACGCTGGTGGACTGCAAAATGACAGACGCACTCGGGACAACAACTTGGCTCTTATGAAATAAACATATACTTACCAAATGACCCAGTAATCCTGTGcctatttacccaagagaaatgaagacccaTGTGTTACACGAAAACCTGTACATGCATGTCTGTAGCAGTACGATTCATAATCTCCAAaccctggaaacaacccagactttttttctttttaggcagactcttgctctgtcgcccaggctggagtgcagtggcacaatctcagctcactgcaaccttggcatcccagattcaagcaattcttatgcctcagcctcccgtgtagctgggaatacaggtatgagccaacatgcccagcaaatttttgtattttttgtagagatggggtttcgccatggtggccaggctggtctcaaactcctggcctcaagtgatccacccatctcagcctcccaaagtgctaggattacaggcatgagccacggcatccGGCCACAACCCAGACATTCAACACctgaatggataaactgtagaACACCCATGGCATGGAACAAAGTACAAACTCAACATACCCAGCAACCTGCAGGAACGTCAAAGGCATTAGGCTGTGGGGAGAGGCCAGTCCAAAGGTTAAATATAGTTTGGTTCCATTTACATGACATTCTAGAGAAAGCAAAACTATAGGGATGTAGCACCGCTaagtgggtgggggtggagaagCACATGAGCACAATAGGACAGCATGGGAAGTGTTCTGGGGATGGACCTGGTGTGCCCTACGTGTGCAAAAACTGCACCCCAAGAGTCAACTTTACtgcatgttttcaaaatattttttaatgtgatgaGTGGTCTGGGAAATCCTCGCCTAACAAAGTGGCTTTTGATTCAAGGCCTGAAGAAGGGGAGGGCCCACTCCAGGTGGATGACATGGCCAGGGCAAAACCTGAGGCCAGAGTGTGCCTGGGGATATGAGGGACATGGAGGGCACCCATGTCCAGCCCATCTCAGTGCTTCTGCCTCAGTGAGAAGGGGAGGGAGTTGGCCACAAGGGGGCCTGGGTGCATCAAATAGGAAGCCGGTGAGTCAAGCAGCTCGGGGCCAGTGGGGCTGGAGAGATGCCAGAGCCAGGGGCTATGTGTGGACTTAGGGTTTGGAACCATTAAAGGGCTCTGCGACGGGAGTGGCAGGATATGACCTATTTTTGAGACATTGTGCTGAGAACAGGCCTTAAAGGCAGAAGCACAGAGCCTGGCTCAGGGCGCTGCAGTACTGAAGCCCCATAGTTGAAAATTATCTTCCTCCCAGCTCCTACCCAggccctctccctctccagaTGCCTACAGCACACCAGACAGTAGGCTCCTTGCTGGCACGAACCACAGCCTCCAGCTCATGGCTCTCAAATGCAGTGCAGGTATGCATGGTTCTCTTCTGGGCATTCTGGGCAGGGTGCCCTGCAGGAGCCACAGTTAACTGCAGTGCAACTAATGGGACACTGCACATCAGGGACCACTTGCCATTCATGACTGCAGGTCCCACCACAGCTCCATGATGTGGGCCCTGCTCACATCCCATCCAGGGCAGGAACGTGAGCCATGGGGAGGCTAAGAGCAgacccagggtcacacagtgaTGAGGCTGGCACTGAGGGCTCCCACCTCATCACACCCTGCAGCACACCAGCAggggctcaactgatccttcaggcacaactgacctcCGGAAGAGCCAGGCCTTGGCGGGGAGGGGTGAAGGTGGGGGTCAGGGGGCAGCATATCTGCCTGGAGACATTCAGTGGCCAGGTTGGGGGCAGCCCAATTTCCTGAGTGGAAGTGGGGGACACAGGCAGGCTCAGGCGTTTCTCTGCTCTGGAGGAAGGTACTCGAGGCCCAGGTGTCTGAAGATGTCTTCCTCTGAAGCTGCTTGGAAAAATGTCTTCTGCAACAGAAGCAGGACTTCCGTGACCTAGGAGTCTTGCCACTGCTGCTTCCCTGCAGGAAGACTGAGGGTGGGGAAGAGCCCAGCGCCGAGGTGGGGTGTGCTCTTGAGGGCCAGGAACTGCGTGTGGAGACCCAGATTCGGGTCTTATGGGTTTCAGGCTGGAGGGGTCTGGGGCCATTTCAGATTGTGGGTCAGGGAGCGGACTATGGGTTCTGTTTGCTGTCCCCAGTCCCCAACAATGTACCTGCTCCGGGTCAAACAGCCCATGGCTGTTCAGCCACAGGCCCTTCTCCTTCCGGCTGAAGCGGCGCAGCTCCCGCTGGAAAAGCTGTAGGGAAGGGATTGTCCTCAGCAGGGctggcccagccccacccccaggtGGCCCAGCGGCACACTGCCTACCTTGGAGCCAGTCCAACCGAGCAGGGCGAAAGGGAACTGGCTGACGGGTGCAACTACCAAGTCCACTCTCACGGCCTTCCAGGATGGGCAGGGCCTCGTGGATCCCCCCACAGCAGCCCCTGGAGGTTGTGGTAGGCGGAAAATGCAGAAACTTCTCTCAAAAGCGTCCATGTGGCTCTGTTGGGCCAGGCGGGTAGGGGACTCCCAGCAGCTGTGCTGGTGCTGGTGGTACAGGATGAGGCCCTGTGGGGAGAGGCGGGCGTGGCTGAGACCACCCGGTGGTGTGGAGAGAGCAGGAGGCGGTGGCATTGGCCAGCGGTGGCTCTTGGGGAGCAGGGAGGCCCTCACCTGGTCCTGCAGGCGGCACATCACTCTAGGCAGCAGCCCCGCCTCCTGACCCTCCTTGGGGTGGGTGATGAGGAAGTCCACGTCATGGCCCTGCAACTTCCCCCTGAGGGGGTCAGTCTGACTCTGACTCAGGGACACGGCCTGCTCACTCCAGCCCCAGGCCACATCCCTTCCAACGAGTGGGCCCGCTTCAGGGTCCCCGACTCAGATCCCTTCACTGGGGAGGGGTCTGAAGCCAAGCCAGAGGGGCACATCGGGCCTTCTTACCTGCGGAAGCCGCCGGTCAGCGTGACGGTGGCCCCAGGCAGGGCCTGCCCCACAGCTTCCTCCACCACCTGCTGCAGGGCATCTACATCGGACCGCAGGACTGGGGTGCTCAGGTCCTGGTGGTGCTGGAGCCCTGGGGGCAGCACCGGCCCTCCTGACTCACCCAGCCTGCCCACCACACCGAGCCCCCATCCCTCACCAGCATGAGGTGATCACCCTGGGGCCCCGTCATTGCAGGACCGGGAGAGGCCTCCGAGGAAGGTGAGGCTACGGCAGGGAGCAGAATGAGATCCCAATCTAAGCATGACACTATCTTCTCTCCCcctttaaattttaaacttttattttgagacagttgtAGATTCACTCGCAGTTAAAAGAAATAGCACAGAGGGAGATCCCATGTGCCTTTTACCTAGCTCCCCCAAAAGGTTAACCCCTTGCAAAACTATAATTTTGCAACCAAATATAAGGATACTGATGTTGATACAGTCATGCCACAGGCTATCTCTTTTGATGGCTGTTTTTCCTTATGCATAAAGTGGGACCAAGAAGTGGTAAAAGGATGGAAGATGGCTTTGCCACGACGAACATCTCACTCTGGCCTACTTCTGTGTCCTCACCTATCAGCCTCCCACACGCAGTTAAGgagaggtttatttatttatttgagatggagtctcgctcttgttgcccacgttggagggcagtggcgcaatctgagcttactgcaacctccacctcccaggttcaagtgattctcctgcctcagcctcccgagtagctgagattacgggtgtctgccaacacacccagctaattttttatttttagtagagacagggtttcgccacgttggccaggctggtcttgaactcctaacctcaggtgatccacccgcctcggcctctcaaagtgctgggactacataaAGATGTGAGTCATGGCACCCAGCTAAGGAGAGGTTTAAATGTGAGGAACagcagcacctggcacagtgaGCTCTCAGTAAACGCTGCTAACCATTCCTGACTACTCTTGTCGTGGGGAGAGGCGATCAAGAGGAACCAGCTCTGCGGGTCTCACTTCCTGTCAGCTGAACTGGGCAGTGGCCCGGGGGAAGATGTGCGAAGAGGCAGTGGAGCTGGCAGTGCCTGCTGGGCTGTGGGGATTGCTTCAGCAGAGCCCTCAACCCAAGGGAGGTCCCAGATGGTGTGGCCAGAGTAGCCAGGCAGGCCATGCAGAGAGAACAGAGTATCTGCTCAACACCTGCCACTTGCCGGCTCTCACAGGGGAGCCTACGGATTCATtccttcccactttttttttttttttttttttttgagatagggtcttgctctgtcactcaggctggagtgcagtggctcaatctcagctcattgcaacttccaccttggcctcaaggcttgacctcccgggctcaagcgatccttgtacctcggcctcatgagtagctggtactatgggcatccaccatcacgcctggctaactcTTGTATTtctcgtagagacagggtttcaccctgttgcccagactggtcttgaactgctgagctcaagcgatctacccaccttgacctcccaaagtgctgggattacaggtgtgagtcaccatgcccagccttccttctccattttacagaaaatgtaacagactcagagaggttatttCTTGGGCAATGGTCACCTACCTGGCAAATGGTAGATAAGACTCAAACCCAGGCCTAACAAACTCGAAAGCTGATGTTCTTTCTGCTGCTCGGTGCCACCTCTGCAGGCCTCCATGTACCAAGCACCACACTGGGCAGTGTGCCCAAGGCCCAGGCTGTCCCTGGTCACTGGTCAAAGTCTAACCAGTAGGCGGACACAAGCCCCTGGCATATCATGGAAGTTGCTGTGGTCAGCATCGTCCACTGAGAAAGGGCCGTGATAGATCCTGACTGCACTGGGTGGAGACCCCAGGAAGCCCACCACACAAGGCTGCCACCAAACCCTCTGCACCAGACTGCTCCCTTCCCTCTAGGGAGTTGATGCTGAGGGATCCAGGGTGCAGTTTAGGGAAGCCCAGGGCCCAGCCTCTCTGGAAGGCTCACCCGCTTTCTGCTGTTGGGTTAGTTTCTGGGGCTGCTCTCGGAGGTCATCTAAGGTTCGCAGTCCTTCCCGGTACCACCGGTCAGCAGTCTTCACACCGACCCCGAAGATCTGGGTGAAGAGCTGTGGGGAAGGAGAGTAGCCCAGttgggcagagctctcatggctaGACTCGGATGATCACCCGCTCCGGGACGGTGTGGCCCATGGAGCACCATGCACCAGGCAGGCGCCGTCCCTACTTGCAACCTGCCGTAGACCACAGGGCAAGGATTCAAACCTGGAGCCTGACTACCCAGCCTGCCATCTCTGGGAACAAACCCACGCAcaaccctctcctctcctctatgAAAGGGACTTACACAGCTCTAGCCTGTGATTCCAACATAATCAAAACAGTCACCCTAACACATCAGCACGAGGGGCTCCTAAGTCACTGGAAAAACCATGCCTCTCCCACCTAACAGAAGGTGGAACAAATTTCTGTGGTTCTCCTCCTTAGCCAACAGCAAAAAACAATGAGGAGTTAACAATCAAAAGGGTGGATTTAGGAGCAGAGTTGGCAGGGCTGGCTGGGGTGCTCACATATCTTCCCACAGAGGGTGGGCCCCAGCCCAACCAAGTCACCTGCTTCAGGTCAGCCACTAGAGTCCCTCCCTAGGAATTCTGGATCTGAGACTGAGGGCAGGCCCACACAGTGGCAGAAGCTGTAGCCTGTGGCAGCCGAGCACCTTTTGTAGCCACATTTCCAACCGATGGAGGAAGCTGGTGCGTCACAAGAGAGGGCGAAGCCACCGTGCAGAGGGGCAGAGGGGAGGAAGAGTGGCCTGGTGATACCCAGGTCATTGAGCCCAGTTGTCCTGCAGACCGGCCACAGCCCTCCCCATCCTGGGCTCTGCTGgccctcttttcctttattttgtgaACCAACGGTGTGGGGTGGGTCACTGTCACTTGCAACCCAAAGAATCCTGACTAAAAATGATGAGATTAACCCAATTATATTGTTAATAAACTTCTCATTACTAATGTAATTTTCTGCCAGCCTAGATGCCTtcagggctggggctgaggctgaCAGTGAAATTACTCACTAACCTCACACCACTTCAAGGGGATTTCATCATCTTCAGGCCCCTCACTCCCACACTCACCATGGTGGCCCCACTCATCTGGTCCCCTGTCCCTGCCAGAGCCCCTTGCCCCCTTCCCTGCATATTTGAGCCCATTTGCCCTGCACACACTGCTCAAGTCTCTCCTCTTCGAAGCCCTCCCTGTCAATCCTGACAACATTCTGTGTGACCTCCCAAGGCCCCATCCACCCAGGAAGCCACACTTCACTGACAGTTATCCATGTGGCCACCGCTGTGACACCTCCAGCCACAAAGCCAGTTGGCAGAAGGGTGTCAAAGCAGGCACACCCGAGGCATCCAAAAGAACTCAGACGGCATTTCCCTATCAGACCAGGAGTGAGCAGAAACAGAGGGAAGGTGGCCATGGAAACAGGCAGGCTGACAACACTGAGAAAATAACACATAAGGTCCTGCAGAAGGCGGGCAAGGGCAAGCCCAGCATGCTCAGTGGCAGCACCCAAGGGTACATTTGGTTCACAGTGCTCTGTTTAAGATGCCACAGCATGTAATCTACTTGAGAATATTCCATCAAAACCAGTCAAGGCAGagcgaagtggctcatgcctataatcccagcgttttgggggccaaggcaggagaatcatttgagcataggggtttgagaccagcttaggcaacattaccaagaccccatctttacgagaaagatttaaaaattaacctggtgtggtggcacatgcctgtagtcccagctactccagagactgaggtgggaggatggtttgagcccaggaagtcaaggctgccgtgagctgtgatcgcaccactgtactccagcctgggcgacagagcgagaccctgtctcaaaaacaaaacaaaacaaaaacccccaaaaGCCAGATGGTGCTGAGTGATCTAGAAAATTCTGTCCTCAAAACAAGCTTCTTCCTTGCCTGTCTCCACTTGGCTGCCTTGTGCATATCAGGTATCAGCTTAGCTGCCACTTCCTCGGCAAGACCTTCTCTGACCCCTGGGCTGGGTCAGCTGCCCGTTTGCCTCCCCGTGCATGGTGTGGACTGTGTTGTCATTCCCAGGGCAGGACATTCCTGGGGTAGGTCCGAGCCCTGCCCTGCGCACCTTCATGGTCTGGTACCTCTCTGAGCGCTGAACTCTCTCCACCTCCTCACACACCCCATGCTCCAGCAGCTCCTGGGGGAGGGAACAAAGCAGAACTCTAAGCCTGAGGGcgtgggaagaaagagaagggcaGGGAGTTAGGGTCAGGGCTAGGGGCCCAAGGACTGAGGCAGTCCCCTCCAACACCCTGCAGAGACAACTTTGTGGGGTCAGGGTCCAGTAGGACCTGGAAATGGAGACTGTGCCCAGGGAGGTGACCAAAGTTGCTGCCACACAGCTGGGAGGCCAGGGCTCCAGCCTCAAAGCTCCTTCGGGCCTGGAGTTACAACAGCTGAGATGCCAGGTAACGTGGATCATCTCTCAGTCAAATAAGTCCCAAGATACATAAACAATTGCTTTTCAGAACATGTGAACTCAATACTACTTCATTTAAAAGCATCTTCTGTCACTGTGTATTCTCGCAATGAAAGTGCACTAAAGGACAACTAAACACACTGGGGCACTGAAAAGAGATGCTCACACTCAGGGTGCTCTCTTTCATTCCACTGTGGAGGGCAGTTTGGGACTAATGACAATGACAACAGTGTCACCCCTAGCCCTGCCAGGCCCCTCACAGCGCCATTCACTGGGTCCTCTAGGCCACCCAGGAGTAAATGGCTGGTGTGCACAGGAGGAATCTGAGCGCAGAGGGTGGCTTGTTGAGGCCTTAGAGCAGTGTCAGCACCCACGACTGTCTGTCCTCACCCACCCCCACAGCACCCTCTGCTGTCTCACCAGGCCCCaaggcctccccacccacccactcaccctgCTAGGATGGTAAGCACCTACCTGGACAACCCTAGAGGAGTGTTCTCCAAAGTGGGGAAGCCCCTGCAGCTGGCTCAGGGTTGTGACAGGGCTGGGAAGGGCCTTGAGCACCGAGGCTGCTCTGCAGAAGGTGAGGAGGCGGCCCTCACTGCCTTCAAAGCCTGCTGCCTCGGCCAGTGTCTCCAGAGCCTCCTGCAGGGAGGGGCCCTAGGTAAggggcagggtgggcagctccaATCCCCCAGCTACCACCCATCTGTACCcttgtccccaacccccagggctGGCCAAGGCTCATAGAAGCGGCTTACCGAGAGGCCAGTGTTGTGGTGCGTGAGGGGCGTGGGGCGCTGGCAGACATAGGCAGGCATCCATGCTGGGCTCAGAGGCCCCTTCCTTGGCCCAGCCACCTGGGGATGGGCAATAAACAGGTCACTGTGAGGCTGCAGGGGTGGCAGGAGAGCCAGGCTGTACCCAGGCTTTGTTTCTCCTGGGGTGTCCAACTCGGGCCCTCTGGAGCTCATGGGACAGAGGTGGGCAACAAAACACCAGCGGCATGGGGCTGAGGGAGGCACCGCCCTGCAGAACAGGCTGTGCATGGGGCTCCTTATGCCAGGGTAGCAGCAATCACATCTGCCAGCCCTGTGGGCACTTCTCCTGCTGCTGCACATGACGCATATACTCCATCACCCCAATCCTCACAACCAAGCGGGCTGGGGATGCTGAGGCCTTGGAGGCTAGGGGCTTGCCCCACAACCATGGCTCACAGGCTGGGCCAGGATTTGAACGCAGGCAACCTGGCCCCAAGCCCACACCTGTCAGAGGCCGGGAGCCTTATAGCATCCTGAGGACAGGCTCCTGCTAACCCATGGGTCATCCCGCTCGGAGTTGCTGTGTCATCTACTTGGTGAGGAAGAAAGGCCTGAAGAAGGTAAAAATAAGCGGACCCCAGAATTTGCATCAGTGGTGAGAATAGAAGCTGAGATGGCCTGGCCCCCTCAGCCCCTGCTGTGGTTCCTCTACTGGCTTATAGGGGGCCCCTGGTGATCTGGGTAGAGTCTTCACTGCCCACCTCCTCTGAAGGACATTGAGGCATTGCTGCCATGTCACCTGTCCCAGCTGAGCAATGGCCTACACTGGGGCTTTCACTGTAGCCCCCACTCTAGTCTTCCACCCAGCTCA encodes the following:
- the POLM gene encoding DNA-directed DNA/RNA polymerase mu isoform X9, which encodes MLPKRRRARVGSPSGDAASSTPPSTRFPGVAIYLVEPRMGRSRRAFLTRLARSKGFRVLDACSSEATHVVMEETSAEEAVSWQERRMAAAPPGCTPPALLDISWLTESLGAGQPVPVECRHRLEVAGPRKGPLSPAWMPAYVCQRPTPLTHHNTGLSGPSLQEALETLAEAAGFEGSEGRLLTFCRAASVLKALPSPVTTLSQLQGLPHFGEHSSRVVQELLEHGVCEEVERVQRSERAPAPPGPEHPSPAVRCRCPAAGGGGSCGAGPAWGHRHADRRLPQGHDVDFLITHPKEGQEAGLLPRVMCRLQDQGLILYHQHQHSCWESPTRLAQQSHMDAFERSFCIFRLPQPPGAAVGGSTRPCPSWKAVRVDLVVAPVSQFPFALLGWTGSKLFQRELRRFSRKEKGLWLNSHGLFDPEQKTFFQAASEEDIFRHLGLEYLPPEQRNA
- the POLM gene encoding DNA-directed DNA/RNA polymerase mu isoform X15, giving the protein MLPKRRRARVGSPSGDAASSTPPSTRFPGVAIYLVEPRMGRSRRAFLTRLARSKGFRVLDACSSEATHVVMEETSAEEAVSWQERRMAAAPPGCTPPALLDISWLTESLGAGQPVPVECRHRLEVAGPRKGPLSPAWMPAYVCQRPTPLTHHNTGLSEALETLAEAAGFEGSEGRLLTFCRAASVLKALPSPVTTLSQLQGLPHFGEHSSRVVQELLEHGVCEEVERVQRSERYQTMKLFTQIFGVGVKTADRWYREGLRTLDDLREQPQKLTQQQKAAPPGPEHPSPAVRCRCPAAGGGGSCGAGPAWGHRHADRRLPQGLILYHQHQHSCWESPTRLAQQSHMDAFERSFCIFRLPQPPGAAVGGSTRPCPSWKAVRVDLVVAPVSQFPFALLGWTGSKLFQRELRRFSRKEKGLWLNSHGLFDPEQKTFFQAASEEDIFRHLGLEYLPPEQRNA
- the POLM gene encoding DNA-directed DNA/RNA polymerase mu isoform X5, translating into MLPKRRRARVGSPSGDAASSTPPSTRFPGVAIYLVEPRMGRSRRAFLTRLARSKGFRVLDACSSEATHVVMEETSAEEAVSWQERRMAAAPPGCTPPALLDISWLTESLGAGQPVPVECRHRLEVAGPRKGPLSPAWMPAYVCQRPTPLTHHNTGLSGPSLQEALETLAEAAGFEGSEGRLLTFCRAASVLKALPSPVTTLSQLQGLPHFGEHSSRVVQELLEHGVCEEVERVQRSERYQTMKLFTQIFGVGVKTADRWYREGLRTLDDLREQPQKLTQQQKAGLQHHQDLSTPVLRSDVDALQQVVEEAVGQALPGATVTLTGGFRRGKLQGHDVDFLITHPKEGQEAGLLPRVMCRLQDQGLILYHQHQHSCWESPTRLAQQSHMDAFERSFCIFRLPQPPGAAVGGSTRPCPSWKAVRVDLVVAPVSQFPFALLGWTGSKLFQRELRRFSRKEKGLWLNSHGLFDPEQKTFFQAASEEDIFRHLGLEYLPPEQRNA
- the POLM gene encoding DNA-directed DNA/RNA polymerase mu isoform X6, which translates into the protein MLPKRRRARVGSPSGDAASSTPPSTRFPGVAIYLVEPRMGRSRRAFLTRLARSKGFRVLDACSSEATHVVMEETSAEEAVSWQERRMAAAPPGCTPPALLDISWLTESLGAGQPVPVECRHRLEVAGPRKGPLSPAWMPAYVCQRPTPLTHHNTGLSEALETLAEAAGFEGSEGRLLTFCRAASVLKALPSPVTTLSQLQGLPHFGEHSSRVVQELLEHGVCEEVERVQRSERYQTMKLFTQIFGVGVKTADRWYREGLRTLDDLREQPQKLTQQQKAGLQHHQDLSTPVLRSDVDALQQVVEEAVGQALPGATVTLTGGFRRGKLQGHDVDFLITHPKEGQEAGLLPRVMCRLQDQGLILYHQHQHSCWESPTRLAQQSHMDAFERSFCIFRLPQPPGAAVGGSTRPCPSWKAVRVDLVVAPVSQFPFALLGWTGSKLFQRELRRFSRKEKGLWLNSHGLFDPEQKTFFQAASEEDIFRHLGLEYLPPEQRNA
- the POLM gene encoding DNA-directed DNA/RNA polymerase mu isoform X12, yielding MLPKRRRARVGSPSGDAASSTPPSTRFPGVAIYLVEPRMGRSRRAFLTRLARSKGFRVLDACSSEATHVVMEETSAEEAVSWQERRMAAAPPGCTPPALLDISWLTESLGAGQPVPVECRHRLEVAGPRKGPLSPAWMPAYVCQRPTPLTHHNTGLSGPSLQEALETLAEAAGFEGSEGRLLTFCRAASVLKALPSPVTTLSQLQGLPHFGEHSSRVVQELLEHGVCEEVERVQRSERAPAPPGPEHPSPAVRCRCPAAGGGGSCGAGPAWGHRHADRRLPQGLILYHQHQHSCWESPTRLAQQSHMDAFERSFCIFRLPQPPGAAVGGSTRPCPSWKAVRVDLVVAPVSQFPFALLGWTGSKLFQRELRRFSRKEKGLWLNSHGLFDPEQKTFFQAASEEDIFRHLGLEYLPPEQRNA